One Dysidea avara chromosome 7, odDysAvar1.4, whole genome shotgun sequence genomic region harbors:
- the LOC136260845 gene encoding uncharacterized protein isoform X1, which translates to MASSNNSDPVSGGWLQWVYDSMCVLEHIWTTADIQLELSIYLLAGVVVLWILIGMAWWNYEEAISNLFELRSNSVANVQVSNLASSSSEFIAPWQDHSFQLSPETKKLTQRIRHPQT; encoded by the exons ATGGCTAGCAGCAACAA CTCTGATCCTGTCAGCGGTGGGTGGTTACAGTGGGTGTATGACAGCATGTGTGTGTTGGAGCACATTTGGACCACTGCTGATATTCAGTTAGAGCTCTCCATTTATCTGCTGGCTGGTGTGGTGGTCTTGTGGATATTAATAGGGATGGCTTGGTGGAACTACGAAGAAGCTATTTCAAACCTATTTGAACTAAGAA GTAATTCAGTGGCAAATGTTCAAGTTTCTAATCTGGCTAGCTCCAGCAGTGAATTCATTGCTCCATG GCAAGATCACAGTTTTCAACTATCACCAGAAACTAAGAAACTCACTCAGCGGATCAGACACCCACAAACTTGA
- the LOC136260845 gene encoding uncharacterized protein isoform X2, whose product MASSNNSDPVSGGWLQWVYDSMCVLEHIWTTADIQLELSIYLLAGVVVLWILIGMAWWNYEEAISNLFELRSKITVFNYHQKLRNSLSGSDTHKLEYIIYCTRSL is encoded by the exons ATGGCTAGCAGCAACAA CTCTGATCCTGTCAGCGGTGGGTGGTTACAGTGGGTGTATGACAGCATGTGTGTGTTGGAGCACATTTGGACCACTGCTGATATTCAGTTAGAGCTCTCCATTTATCTGCTGGCTGGTGTGGTGGTCTTGTGGATATTAATAGGGATGGCTTGGTGGAACTACGAAGAAGCTATTTCAAACCTATTTGAACTAAGAA GCAAGATCACAGTTTTCAACTATCACCAGAAACTAAGAAACTCACTCAGCGGATCAGACACCCACAAACTTGAATACATTATTTACTGTACTCGCAGTTTATAA
- the LOC136260482 gene encoding general vesicular transport factor p115-like has product MTSWFGSIMGSQADQQEPSGADTVEKLCNRVSSATLLADRRDALRALKSLSKTYRLEVGTHAMDIVINVLQTDRMDTEITGYALETLANVMSAETNSPEDLGVQFIEMFIKKQDNVALILNALEEFDFQIRRPAVKLLTALLTVKSGELQDTILVIPLGISRIMELLSDTREVIRNDGLLLLLQLTTSNSQIQKIIAFENGFETLMGIVQAEGYSEGGIVVQDCLAVMENLLKSNNSNQSFFREASLITRLVQFFKFDGSQTTWGDQKVANVSLMLKVIRILVAPNNTQQNIIACQKAIEQCGLLSHLCSFMFAGGVPTEILIETINTVAEVIRGYRTNQQFFDTVQIPSTPPRSAILALLMSMVSDKQPVPLRFAALYCFQSYLYKNDSGQEKVINTLLPSSAESTVSVGQVLCAGLFGQDALANWCTAVGLADSLNANLKPQLLRVQLSMQGKGEQVTFLQQCINILVESANLKTQTRMGLLILLCTWLSNCSIAVIQFLNHAANVPFLSGQVEENTDKEGDKLVRGLCAMLLGICIAYHDGSTADYTKDTLRQLIVHRIGKDKFDDCLNYIGTSEIFIKAAKSPRISADDINNTFFDYSFTQLYKQAREVIVQTLDDNYTPPNTETSAAAAAAAANVEPNTSIEDHENIVTSYKELIRDQDTALLEAKKKYQELEKSHSEAKDLLQQQSSEIQILREQVMALNPKDDGETVFDKPPALSTSQTAELQQTIQDLHKLHTSQRQEIVQRDTQIEKLKLELENAKQLQLKEHEEKVKTLEAELAQVKLENNVLLKEKSQLSENITTLKETQDAAVSTNDSQRVSELEYNLKQAKKTYEELKKTQQTQQDQQDDLLVLLAEKDARIKKFKTLLQENKIEFSESESEGEEEESDDDL; this is encoded by the exons ATGACGTCCTGGTTCGGCTCCATTATGGGATCCCAAGCGGATCAACAAGAACCCTCTGGGGCCGATACG GTTGAAAAGTTATGCAATCGTGTATCATCAGCAACACTGCTGGCTGACAGAAGAGATGCTCTCAGAGCACTCAAATCTCTCTCAAAG ACTTACAGGCTAGAGGTAGGGACACATGCGATGGACATTGTCATCAACGTACTGCAGACAGACAG GATGGACACTGAGATTACTGGCTATGCTCTGGAAACATTGGCCAATGTGATGAGTGCTGAAACAA ATTCTCCGGAAGATTTAGGAGTTCAGTTTATCGAGATGTTTATAAAGAAACAGGACAATGTTGCATTAATACTAAATGCACTAGAG GAGTTTGACTTTCAAATCCGCAGACCAGCAGTCAAGCTCTTAACAGCATTGTTAACAGTGAAGAG TGGAGAATTACAGGATACTATACTAGTCATTCCACTGG GTATATCAAGAATAATGGAACTGTTATCGGATACAAGAGAAGTGATAAGAAATGAT GGATTACTACTTCTATTGCAACTCACCACATCAAATTCTCAGATACAG AAAATCATAGCTTTTGAAAATGGTTTTGAGACACTGATGGGTATTGTTCAGGCTGAAGGATACAGCGAGGGag GTATCGTGGTTCAAGACTGCCTGGCTGTAATGGAAAACTTGCTAAAGTCTAACAACTCTAATCAATCATTTTTCAGAGAAGCAAG CTTGATAACAAGACTTGTACAATTTTTCAAGTTTGATG GATCCCAAACAACCTGGGGTGACCAGAAAGTGGCTAATGTTTCCTTAATGTTGAAG GTGATCAGAATATTAGTAGCTCCCAACAACACTCAACAGAACATCATAGCTTGTCAGAAGGCCATAGAGCAGTGTG GGTTACTCTCCCACTTGTGTTCCTTCATGTTTGCTGGAGGTGTTCCAACTGAAATATTGATAGAA ACCATCAACACTGTGGCTGAAGTGATCAGAGGTTATCGCACTAACCAACAATTCTTTGATACTGTACAAATCCCATCTACCCCTCCAAG GTCAGCTATTCTGGCACTGCTGATGTCTATGGTGTCTGATAAGCAACCAGTTCCCCTCAGATTTGCAGCTTTGTATTGTTTTCAA tcatatttgtaCAAGAATGATAGTGGACAAGAAAAGGTGATCAATACCTTGTTACCTTCTTCTGCTGAAT CAACTGTCTCAGTTGGACAAGTCTTATGTGCCGGATTATTTGG ACAAGATGCTCTGGCTAACTGGTGTACTGCAGTTGGTTTGGCTGACTCACTAAATGCTAACCTCAAGCCACAACTACTGCGTGTACAGCTATCAATGCAAG GTAAAGGTGAACAAGTGACTTTTCTGCAGCAGTGCATCAATATTCTTGTGGAG TCAGCTAACCTAAAGACCCAGACCAGAATGGGCTTGCTAATATTACTGTGTACATGGTTATCAAACTGCAGCATAGCGGTCATTCAGTTCCTTAACCATGCCGCTAATGTGCCTTTT CTCAGTGGTCAGGTAGAGGAGAACACTGATAAGGAAGGAGATAAACTAGTACGAGGACTGTGTGCCATGTTGCTTGGAATATGTATTGCCTATCATGATGGGAGCACTGCAGATTACACCAA GGACACTCTACGCCAGTTGATTGTACACAGAATTGGAAAAGACAAATTTGATGATTGCTTAAATTATATCGGCACTTCAGAAATTTTTATCAAAGCCGCTAAATCACCACGT ATTTCAGCAGATGATATTAACAATACATTTTTTGATTATTCATTCACACAACTTTATAAGCAAGCCAGAG AGGTAATAGTACAAACGTTAGATGATAACTATACTCCGCCTAACACGGAAACATCAGCGGCTGCTGCAGCAGCTGCTGCTAATGTTGAGCCTAACACAAGTATTGAAGATCATGAGAACATTGTGACCTCTTATAAAGAACTGATAAGGGACCAG GACACTGCATTACTGGAAGCAAAGAAGAAATATCAAGAGTTAGAGAAATCACATAGTGAG GCTAAAGATCTACTACAACAACAGAGTTCAGAAATTCAAATTTTACGTGAGCAAGTGATGGCACTTAATCCTAAAGACGATGGAGAAACAG TGTTTGACAAACCACCTGCTCTCAGCACTTCACAGACTGCTGAGTTACAACAGACCATTCAAGATCTTCACAAGCTACATACATCACAACGTCAAGAAATTGTCCAAAGAGATACACAGATTGAGAAACTG AAATTAGAACTGGAAAATGCTAAACAGTTGCAATTGAAGGAACATGAAGAGAAAGTCAAAACTCTGGAGGCTGAGCTTGCTCAAGTTAAACTTGAAAACAATGTACTTTTGAAAGAAAAATCTCAACTATCTGAAAACATAACCACATTG AAAGAAACACAAGACGCAGCAGTCAGTACTAATGACAGTCAACGGGTATCAGAATTAGAGTATAATTTGAAACAGGCGAAGAAGACTTATGAAGAGTTGAAGAAGACTCAACAAACACAGCAAGACCAGCAGGATGATTTACTTGTGCTACTTGCAGAAAAAGATGCACGAATCAAAAAATTTAAGACCTTGTTGCAAGAAAATAAAATAGAGTTTTCAGAATCTGAAagtgaaggtgaagaagaagaGTCAGATGATGACTTATAA